A stretch of the Candidatus Neomarinimicrobiota bacterium genome encodes the following:
- the tsf gene encoding translation elongation factor Ts: MSIDAKTVKALRDKTGAGMMDCKKALVETEGNLEQAVDHLRKSGIAKAEKKGERSAKEGIIFSYIHHGGRLGVLVELNCETDFVAKTEEYSELAHNLAMQIAATNPLSIRREDIEESVVTRENAIYTEQAKESGKPDNIIEKIVEGRMEKFYAESCLLEQPFIKDSDRKIGDLVTEAVSTLGENIVVNRFTRYAIGEVSLNGQPTK, encoded by the coding sequence ATGAGTATTGATGCTAAAACTGTAAAGGCATTGCGCGATAAAACAGGTGCAGGAATGATGGATTGTAAAAAAGCCCTCGTAGAAACTGAAGGAAACCTGGAACAAGCTGTAGATCATTTACGGAAATCCGGTATTGCTAAAGCAGAAAAGAAGGGTGAAAGATCTGCCAAAGAAGGAATAATCTTTTCATACATTCACCATGGCGGCCGATTAGGTGTTTTGGTTGAATTGAATTGCGAAACTGATTTTGTTGCTAAAACGGAAGAATATTCTGAATTGGCCCATAACCTTGCAATGCAAATTGCAGCAACAAATCCTCTATCAATCCGTCGTGAGGATATTGAAGAATCAGTTGTTACCCGTGAAAATGCAATTTATACTGAGCAAGCCAAGGAATCTGGCAAGCCTGATAATATTATAGAAAAAATTGTTGAAGGCCGGATGGAAAAATTCTATGCTGAATCCTGTCTCCTTGAACAGCCATTTATAAAAGATTCCGACAGAAAAATCGGCGATCTTGTTACCGAAGCAGTATCGACCTTAGGCGAAAACATTGTTGTTAATCGTTTTACTCGTTATGC
- the rpsB gene encoding 30S ribosomal protein S2, with amino-acid sequence MSKVKFEDLLGTGAHFGHVTRKWNPNYKPFILMEKNGVHIINLDETLRNLEIALDFIRTKSKKNGEFLFVGTKKQAKDIVQQEADRCSMFYVVERWLGGTLTNFSTIKKSIKRLNLLEKEGSQIYENQTKKEIQMLNRERIKLSDQHRGIKDMRRLPDAIVVVDAKLEETALKEARKLGIPIIAIVDSNTDPNLVDYPIPANDDSIRTIQLIMSVIADTIMESSGKNAKKAEAKEKDDLKTEAKETHKEEVAPKEKIEKPVAEAKEAK; translated from the coding sequence ATGAGCAAAGTCAAATTTGAAGATTTATTGGGTACCGGTGCACACTTTGGCCACGTCACCCGCAAATGGAATCCTAATTATAAACCATTTATCCTTATGGAAAAAAATGGGGTTCATATTATCAACTTGGACGAAACTCTTCGCAATCTAGAAATTGCGCTTGATTTCATTCGTACCAAATCAAAAAAGAATGGTGAATTCCTTTTTGTAGGAACAAAAAAACAAGCCAAAGATATCGTGCAGCAAGAAGCGGACCGATGTTCTATGTTTTATGTAGTTGAACGTTGGTTGGGTGGAACGTTAACCAACTTCTCTACCATTAAGAAAAGTATTAAACGGCTAAACCTTCTTGAAAAAGAAGGATCTCAGATTTATGAAAATCAGACTAAAAAAGAGATCCAAATGCTTAACCGTGAGCGAATCAAACTTTCGGATCAGCATCGTGGTATTAAAGATATGCGCCGTCTGCCAGATGCAATTGTGGTTGTGGATGCTAAACTAGAAGAAACAGCCTTAAAAGAAGCGCGAAAATTAGGTATCCCTATTATTGCAATTGTGGACTCTAATACAGATCCAAACCTGGTTGATTATCCTATTCCGGCCAATGATGATTCTATTCGGACGATTCAATTAATAATGTCCGTTATAGCAGACACAATCATGGAATCTTCAGGTAAAAATGCAAAGAAGGCTGAAGCTAAAGAAAAAGATGATTTGAAGACTGAAGCCAAAGAAACACATAAAGAAGAAGTGGCCCCTAAAGAAAAAATTGAAAAACCTGTAGCTGAGGCAAAAGAAGCTAAATGA